TTCACCGAGTTCGCCCTCGCCGACGCCGCCGAGGCCCACCGCACCCTCACCGACCGCTCCTCCACCGGCAAGCTGGTGCTGCGGGTGAACGGCTGATCCGGATGCTCCTGTTCTCCTTCCCGGCCGGCGGCTTCGGCACCAACTGCTACGTGCTGGCCGCCGAGCCGGGCGGGCCCTGCCTGGTGGTCGACCCCGGGCAGGCCGCCACCGACCCGCTGCTGCGGCTGTTCGCCGAACACCGGCTGGAGCCGGCGGCGCTGCTGCTCACCCACGGGCACATGGACCACAGCTGGTGCGCCCGGGAGCTGGGCGCGCAGACCGGCGCGCCGGCCGTGCTGCACGCCGCCGACCGCTTCATGCTCGCCGACCCGGCCGCGCCGCTGCCCCCGACCTTCCCCGGCCGCCTGCTCGCGGGCTACCCGGAGAGCGAACCGGAACGGCTGACCCTCCTGGAGGGCTCCGCCGACCTGGAACTGGCCGGACTGCGGGTCCGGGCCCACCACGGCCCGGGGCACACCGAGGGCTCCACGATGTTCCGGGTCGACCCGGTCCGGGACGGCGACCCCGCCCTCCTGTTCACCGGCGACACCCTGCTCGCCGACCGCCTCGGCGACTCCGGCCTCCCCGGCGGCAGCCGCACCCGGCTGGAGTCCTCGCTGCGCCGCGTCTGCGGCCCGCTGGACGACAGCACGGTGCTGCTCCCCGGCCACGGCCCGGCCGCCGCGCTCGGCACCGCCCGCCGCGGCCTCCCGCTGCTGCGCGGCGAGGCCGCCTGAACCCCCGTCGCGCCACCGGGCTTTCCCCCGGACCCGGTGGCGCGACGGGACCACGTCGGGGACGGGACCACGTCCGGGGCGGGAGCACGTCCGGGGCGGGAGCACGTCCGGGACGGAAGCGCCCGCTGACGCCGGGTCGGGCCCCCGTCAGGGCAGCGCCGTCGCCGTGTCGTGCGCGGCGAGCGCGGCGCGCAGGGTGAGCAGGTCGGGGCCGCGGACGGCGTCCAGGCCGGTGAGGTCGGCGGTGCGGCGCAGCCGGTAGTCGACGGTGTTGGGGTGCACCTGGAGGTGGGTGGCGGTGCGCCGGCGGTCGAGGCCGCAGGCGAGGAACGCCCGCAGGGTGGCCAGCAGTTCGGGGCGTCCGACCAGCGGGGCGAGCAGCGCGGCGAGCGCGTCGCGGGCCGGGCCGGGACGGCTGAGCTGGTACTCGACCAGGACGTCGTCCAGCAGGTGCAGGCCGGGGCCGCGGCCGGTGGCCTCGGCGACCCGGCGGACCCCGGCGGCCAGCCGGGCAGCGTCGGCGACCTCCCCGGGGACGGCGCGGGCGGCCCCGGCCGTCAGGTCGGCGCCGCAGGCCCGGGCGAGGCGGTCGACCAGGTCGGTGAGCGCGGCACGGTCGGGGGCCGGGTCGGGGGAGTCGTCC
This is a stretch of genomic DNA from Kitasatospora fiedleri. It encodes these proteins:
- a CDS encoding MBL fold metallo-hydrolase — its product is MLLFSFPAGGFGTNCYVLAAEPGGPCLVVDPGQAATDPLLRLFAEHRLEPAALLLTHGHMDHSWCARELGAQTGAPAVLHAADRFMLADPAAPLPPTFPGRLLAGYPESEPERLTLLEGSADLELAGLRVRAHHGPGHTEGSTMFRVDPVRDGDPALLFTGDTLLADRLGDSGLPGGSRTRLESSLRRVCGPLDDSTVLLPGHGPAAALGTARRGLPLLRGEAA